DNA sequence from the Caulobacter segnis genome:
CCACGCCACGACCATGGCCGAGGCGCTCGCCCGCTGGGACATCGGCCGCACCAACAGCGCCACCGCCCATGAGTTCTTCCGCGCCGCGCCGGGCGGCAAGCCGACCCAGATCGCCTTCAGCCAGGCGGCCCGCTGGGAGAGCCTGGACCTGGATCGCGAGAAGGGCGTCATCCGCTCGGTCGAGCATCCCTTCTCACAGGACGGCGGCCTGGCCGTGCTGTTCGGCAACCTGGCGCCCGAAGGCTGCATCGTGAAAACCGCCGGGGTCGACGACTCGATCCTGACCTTCAAGGGCGCGGCGCGCGTGTTCGAGAGCCAGGAGACCGCCGTCAGCGGCATCCTCGGCGGCCAGGTCAAGGCCGGCGAGGTCGTGGTCATCCGCTACGAAGGTCCCAAGGGCGGTCCGGGCATGCAGGAGATGCTGTACCCGACCACCTATCTGAAATCGAAGGGCCTGGGCGCGGCCTGCGCCCTGATCACCGACGGCCGATTCTCGGGCGGCACCTCGGGGCTGTCGATCGGCCACGTCTCGCCGGAAGCGGGCGAGGGCGGATTGATCGCCCTGGTCGAGACCGGCGACTCCATCCTGATCGACATCCCCAACCGGGGCATCACACTTGAGGCCTCGGACGAGGTCCTGGCCCAGCGCCGCGCCGCCCAGTTGGCGCGCGACAAGGACGCCTGGAAGCCCGCCGATCGCAAGCGCGAGGTCAGCCCGGCTCTGCGCGCCTACGCCGCCATGACCACCAACGCCGCCCGCGGCGCGGTGCGTGACGTGTCCCAGGTCGAACGTTCGAACTGATCGGGCGGGCCCCGGCGGCGCGTGTCGCCGGGGCCTTGCGCGGCAACGGATTCGCGTCTTCCGGCACGGCGAAAAGTTCTGGAGACGCGCCCGGAAAATCTGCGCCGGAGCCGACGGGCGATCGACGTCGCGCGACCCTAGATGAGGGGCGAGGGCGGCCGGGATGGAGGCCAGGATCCGACCGTTGGATCAGCCCTTCAGTCCCGGAGGGTTTCATGTCTTTCTCGCCAGCCGAAGATGCCGTGGATGCGGTCCATCCAGAGGCGGAACGTCCCGCCGTGTGGGCGGCGGTCGGCGCCCTGACCTTGGGTGTCTTCGCCCTGGTGACCTCTGAATTCCTGCCCGCCAGCGTCCTGACGCCCCTGGCGCGAGACCTGGGCGTCAGCGTCGGCGCGGCCGGCCAGGCGGTGACCGCCACCGCCGTGGTCGGAGCCTTCGCCGCCCCGCTGGTCCCGGTCCTGACCGGACGTCTGGACCGCCGCCTGGTCATGTGGGGCCTGATGGCGCTGCTGAGCCTGTCCAATCTGCTGACGATCTTCGCCGCCAATCTGCCGACTCTGTTGGTCGCCCGCGTGCTGCTGGGCGCCAGCCTGGGTGGGTTCTGGTCGATGGCCGCCGCCCTGGCCATTCGGCTGGTGCCGCCTTCCGGCATTCCCAGGGCGATGTCGCTGATCTTTACCGGCGTGTCGGTGGCCACCGTCTCGGCCGCGCCGATCGGCGCCTATGTCAGCGACACCCTGGGCTGGCGCGCGGCGTTCGTGATCGCCGGCGTGGTCGGCGCGGCGGCCCTGCTGACGCAGCTCCTAACCCTTCCGCGCCTGGCCCCGACCTCGGTTCCGCGCCTGGCGGGTCTGGTCGAGGTCGGGCGCCGGCCCGCCGTGGCGACGGCGTTGCTGGGCGTGCTGCTGGTCATCTCCGGCCACTTCGCCGGCTTCACCTATGTGCGCCCGGTGCTGGAGCAGATCGCCCATCTGGACGTGAAGGCCATTTCGCTGACCCTGCTGGCGTTCGGCGTGGCGGGTTTCTTCGGCAATCTGGCCGGCGCGGCCCTGGTTGGACGCGATCCGCGCCTGTCGGTTCTGAGCGGCGCGGCGCTGATCGCGGTGGCGGCCTTGGCCATCGTGCTGCTGGGGCGGTTCGGGCTGATCACAGCCGCCGCTCTGACCTTGTGGGGTTTCGCCTTCGCCATGCTGCCGGTCGGGTTCCAGTCCTGGGCGACCTCGGCGGCCCCAGATCAGGCCGAGCTGGCCGGCGGCCTGCTGACCTCGACCTTCCAGGTCGCCATCGCCGCAGGCGCGGTGCTGGGCGGCGTGCTGGTGGACCGGATGGGGCCGCTGAGCGCGCCGGCCTATGCGGCGGTGGCGGCCGTCGCGGCCGCTGGTCTGGTGCTCACGCTGCGCCGTCGAGCGGCGCGTGCGACGCCGGCGGCCCCGAAGGTCGCTTGCGAGGCCTGCTCCTGAGGCTCAGCCCAGGCTGGAAAGCGCCCGGTTCCAGGCCACTAGCGCCGGACCGGGCGCGAACGCCACCTCATCGGCCGTGACGATGAAGATCGTGTGGGTGGCGGCGTCGACGACCTGCTCGACGGCGCAGACGGCGCTGGCCAGCCCGCCCCGATAGATCGGCGCGCTCGGTTCGCGACGCCAGCGCTCGGGCGTGAAGCGTTCGGCCGCCCGGCGGCTGCTGGCGAACCGCAGCGCCTCGTCCTGGTCGGCCGAACCCAGAAGGGCGACGCCCAAATGCGGGCGGGTCAGCAGCGCGTCGTGACAGCCGGCTTGCTTGCGCACGCAGAACAGGAACCGGGGCGGCTCGACCGACAGGCCCGTGATCGAACTGACCAGCAGGCCGCGCGGGGTATCGCCGTCCCAGCAGGAAACGATGGCGACGCCGCTCGCCAGGTGCGCCAGCACCTCCTTGAAATCGACGGGAGATGTCGAGATCGATGGCGAGGGCGGAGCGGCGTCGTAGGGAGCCATCAGCTCAGCTCGCGGCCTTGGCCAGGCGCAGGTCACGCTCGGCGACCCGCGGACGGACCAGCGGGATCAGGTCGCGGCCATAGGCGATCGCGTCCTCCACCGGGTCGAAGCCCCGGATCAGGAAGGTCGAGACGCCCAGGTCATAGTAGTCCAGCAGGCTCTCGGCGACCTGTTCGGGCGTGCCCACCAGGCCCGTCGAGTTGCCCTGGGCGCCGGTGACGGCGGCGACGCCGGTCCACAGACGCTTGTCCAGGCGCGAGCCCTGGGCGGCGGCGTCCAGCAGACGCTGCGAGCCGGCGTTGGGCGGTCGGTGGCCGGTGGTGGCCAGGCCCGCGGCTTCACGCAGGGCCTTGGCGCGGGCGACGATATCGTCGGCGCGCTTCCAGGCGGCCTCCTCGGTGTCGGCGATCACGGGGCGCAGCGACAGCGAGAACCGCACTTGGCGGCCGTGTTTGGCGGCGGCCGCGCGGACGCGGGCGATGGTCTCGCGCACCTGGGCCTGGGTCTCGCCCCACAGGGCATAGATGTCCGCGTGCTTGCCGGCCACCGGGATGGCCGCGTCGGACGAGCCGCCGAAATAGATCGGGATGTGGGGCGCCTGCAGCGGCTTCACCGCGCCGAAGCCCTGGTCGACCTTGTAGTACTTGCCCGCGTAGTCGAACGGCTTGTCGCCGGTCCATTCGGCGCGGACGATGTCCAGGTACTCGCTGGTGCGGGCGTAGCGCTCGTCCTTGGTCAGGTGGTCGCCGTCCTTGGCCAGTTCCTCGTCCGAGCCGCCGGTGATGATGTGCACCGCGACGCGGCCGCCGGTGAAGTGGTCCAGCGTCGCCAGCTGGCGCGCGGCCAGCGTCGGCTGGGTGAAGCCGGGACGGTGGGCGATCATGAAGTTCAGTTTCTTGGTCACCGAGGCGGCGTGAGCCACGACCAGTTGGCTTTCCGGGCCGGTCGAGTGGAAGGCCACGAGGGCGCGGTCGAAGCCGCCTTCCTCGTGCACGCGGGCGGTCTTCTCGACGTACGAGACGTCGATGGCCGGGCCGGTCGGCGGATGGATCTCGGACGCGTGCTGCGTGCCGATGAAACCGATGAATTCGACGCTCATGGCGGGCTCCAGTCTTGTCGGGTTGATCCTAGGGGACGGCCTCGCCCGGCGATGAGCGAGGAGTTCTCAAGCGATTTATGCTGACGGCTCATCAGGCCGTGGCGCTTCACGCGGTGACGGGCGCGGCCTCCTTGCGAAGAGCGCGGACGACGGAGGGGCGGGCGAAGGCGCGGGCGGCCTTGGCGCTCCAGGCGGGATATTTTCCAGTGTCGATCTGGCGGCGCTCGGCCCAGCGCCAGATCACCAGGGCGTAGGCGTCGACGGCGCTGAAGCCGTCGCCCAGCAGCCAGGGGCCGGGGCCCTGGGCCAGGCGCTCGATGTCGGTCAGGGTGCGGGCGAAGCGCGCCTCGCCGGGCGTGGCCAGGGCCGCCTTGATCGCCTCGTCATCGGCGTAGCGCTCAGGGCGGGCGATCTGGGCGAAGGCGACGTGCACGGTGCTGGCGAACCAGCTCATCACCTCGTAGGCCTTGGCCAGCTTAAGCGGATCGGCCAGCGGCAGGAGCTCGCTGTGCGGATAGCGGTGGGCCAGGTAGGTGAGGATGGCCAGGACCTCGGTCACCGGCTGACCGTCGACCACCAGGGTCGGCACCCGGCCGCGCGGATTGACCTTGAGGTACTCGGGCTTGCGCTGGTCGCCGGCCGCTAGGTCCAGTCGGTTGGCGCCGTACGGGAGGTCGATCTCCTCCAGCGCCACCAGAGGGGCGAGGGATGAAGAACCGGGGGCGAAATAGAGCTGGAGAGTCATCGCCTGGCCTCAGATCACGTAGAAGCCGTGCGTGCCGTCGCGGGCCAGCTGATCGACCAGGCCGAACTCCCAGTCTAGATAGGCCTGCATCGCCTCGGCGGCGTTGTCCGTGCCCTCGTAGGGGCGCTTGTAGACGTCCGTCGGGGCGTTGGCGGCGCGGGTCAGGCCGGCCTCGACCGCGCGGCCGGCGGCGATCCAGCCCTCCGTGCCGCCGGCTAGCACCCGGATCGGACGATCGGTCACTTCCTCCAGCTCCGCCGCCGCCAGGGCGGCCAGCGCACCGTCGGGCGAGGTCAGGACGATGGCCTTGTCCTTAGGAAGCTGCTTCAGCGCCTCGGGCAGCTGGGCGCGGATGGCGAACCAGGCGCCCGGCACGTGGGCCTTGCGGTGGCGCGGGCTGGGGGCGAGGTCGACCACCACGACGGCCTCGTCGGCGATCGCCTGGGCCAGGTCGCGCGGCGACAGGGTCTCGACGCCGGGCAGGGCCGGGAGCCGCGCGGTCCAGGCGCCGGTCTCGAGCGCGGTATCGAAGCCCCCACTTGGTGCGAAAGGCTCCAGCACGAACACCTCCCAACCCAACTGGGCCAGCCACGAGGCGGTCATGTCGGCGCGCGGACCCAGGTCGTCGGCCAGGACGATGCGGCCGCCGCGCACGGGGGCGAAGACGTCGGTCTCCTGCACGAGCTGCCCGCCGGGCGCGGAGCGGAAGCCGGGCAGATGGCCGGCGGCGTACTCCTCGGGCGTGCGGACGTCGAAGCGGTAGAGGGTGCGGTCCTGGTCCTTGGCCAGGTCGGCCAGGCCCTGGGTGTCCAGGCGGCGGACGCCGGCGCGATAGGCGACGTCGCGGGCGCGGGCGCGGGCCTCCTCCAGCGTCTGCTCGCGCACCTCCGGGAACTTGCGCGACTGGCCGTGCTCCAGCGTCTGCTGAGCCAGGGTCCAGCCGATGGTGCCATTGCGCAGCGCGAAGACCGGGTTGGGCAGGCCGGCGTTCACCAGCGACTGGGCGCCGATCAGGCTGCGGGTTCGGCCGGCGCAGTTGACGATGATGGTGGTCGCGGGATCGGGCGCCAGCTCGCGGGCCCGCAGGACGAGTTCGGCGCCCGGCGTGCTGATGCCGCCGGGGATGCTCATCACCGCATATTCCTCGAACCGGCGGGCGTCGAGGATCACCTGGTCGGCCTTGGCGTCGATGCGCGCCTGGACCTCCTGGGCGGGCAGAGACGGGGTGTGCCGCCGCGCCTCGACCAGTTCGCCGAACGCCTTGCTGTAGGAATTGACGTCCTGGAACAGCTCGTAGCCAGTCGCGCGCCAGCCGCCGAGACCACCCTCCAGCGCATGGACGTTGGTGTAGCCCAGTGTCACCAGGCGTTCGCCGGCGGGCGCGACCAGGCCCTCGCCGTCGTCATAGAGGACGATCTTGGTGTCCTGGCGCGGGACGCGGTCCAGGATCTCGACCTCTAGCCGGGAGAGCGGCAACTGGGAGGCGAACAGGGGGTGCGCTTTGGCAAATGGGTCTTCCTCGCGCAGGTCCAGCAGGGCGATCTCGCGCCGGGCGATCAGGTCGCGGCGGACCTCTTGTGGGGTGACGACGGACAAGGTCATTCGGCGGCTCCATAGGCCAGGGCGCTGGCGCGATCGAACAGGAGGGGCGGTGGGACGTCGGCGTAGCCGGAGATGAAGGTCTTGGCCTTGCCCTCGGCGTCGTAGGTCGAGCGCTTCACCGTCCCGATGTCGGCGCCGTAGACGTGGATGCTGATCGAGGTGCGGTCGTCGAAGGCGTTGGTGACGCGGTGGATGTCGCCGACCGTTGGCGAGACCGCCTCGATCTGGCCGGGCTCCAGGCGATGGGCCACGCCGACCGCCGCCAGGGTTTCGCCGCGCCGTTCATAGGCTTGCGACAGCTCGGCCCCGCGCAGCACGCCCACCAGGCCCCACACGGTGTGATCGTGCACGGGCGTGGACTGGCCCGGACCCCAGACGAAGCTGACCACCGAGAACCGGCCGGCCGGGTCTCGGTGCAGCAGGTACTGCTGGTAGCGGATCGGATCCGGCTGGCTCTGCGCCTCGGGCAGCCAGTCGTCATTGGTAACCAGTTCGGCCAGCAGGACGCCGCCCTCCCGCAAGATCACGGCCTCGTCGCTGGTCTGGTCCAGCAGGTGGGAGAGGTCAGCGACGAAGTCGGAGAGACGGTGAGGGCGATGCTGGCTCATGGGGTCACAGCGCGTATTTGAGGGTGACGAGGACGGTCCGGGGATCGGGGTAGTTCAGCAGGTAGATCGCGGTGGACGGCGTGTAGGTGGAGCTGACCGGCTTCTGGGAATTGAGGATGTTGCGGACCGACAGGCTGACGGCCCAGCGCGGGTCGGGTGTCGTCCAGGTCGCGACCCCGTTCAGGAAGCCTTGCGAGGGGATGTTGTTCTGACCGCCGGCGGAGGGGGTCGCGCTGGTGACGATCCCGCTCTGCCATTGGGCGTTCAGGCCCAGGCGCAGCGCGCCCGGGATGTCGACCGGGAGATCGTAGGTCACGCCGCCGGCCAGGCTCCAGCGCGGCGAGTTCAGCAACCGGTTGCCGTCAGCGTTCACGCCCGCGCCGCCGGCGCCCTTGTAGTCGTCGTAGATCGCGTACAGCCAGCCGACGTTGAACTGGGCGCTGAGCCGCTCGGTCGGCCGCGCCTCGGTCTCCAGTTCGACGCCGTAGGTATGGGCCTTGCCGGCGTTGCCGCGACGACTGCCGACATAGGCCGGGTCGTAGAACGAGACCTGCAGGTTCTGGTAGTCGTTGTAGAAGGCGGCGAGATTGGCGCGCAGGCGCTGGTCCAGGAGCTGGGTCTTCAGGCCGGTCTCGTAGGTGGTGACGTCCTCCGGCGCGAAGGGCAGGATCGCCAGGTCCAGGCGCGTGGCGCGGTTGTCGAACCCGCCCGACTTGAAGCCCTTGGAGTAGCTGACGTACTGCAGGACGTCGGGCGTCCATTGGTACTGGGCCGACAGCTTGGGCGTGATCGCCGACCAGGTCTTGTCTGCGCTGCCCTTGATCGATTGGCCTGTCACCTGGCCCGCCAGGTTCAGCACCTTGTTGTCGAAGACGAACGCCTTCTCCTCGTTGGTCCAGCGCAGGCCGCCGGTCAGGGAGAGTTGCGGGGTCGCCTTCCAGGTCGCCTCGCCGAACACGGCGTAGGCGTCGGTGTTGGTGATGTTGTGGGCGCGGGCGAAATTGTAGTTGCCGGGCGTGACCGTCGGGTCGGTGTTCTGGGCGTTGCGGCGGCTGTAGCCGTCGCGCTGCACGAAGAACCGCTCGTGCAGATAGAACAGGCCGCTGGTGAAGGTCACGTCGCCGAAGTCGCCGTTCAGCTGGACTTCCTGGGTGACGTACTGATCGTTGTAGTGGATCAGGTTCTTCTGGATCAGCGCCGCTTCGCCGTCGTTGTCGTAGTTGACGGGGTTGAGGTTGAAGCCGCCATAGGCGGTGATCGACTTCAGCTTCAGGCGCTCGGACAGCGCGTACTGGACGCGTAGCGAGCCGCTGATCTGGTCCAGGTCCTGGGTCGGCTCGACTTCCGAATAGGAGCGGTCCTTGCGGAACACGCCGCCGGGCTGGTTCACCGGAATATAGCTGCGGGTGTCGCTGCGGTCGCGCAGGGCGTTGACCGTCAGCAAGACATCCACGGGCTCGCTCGGCGTCCAGCGCAGCTTGGCGCGGAAGGCGTCCAGATTGATGCGGTTAACGTCATGGCCGAGCGTCGGATCGTAGGCGGTCCCGTCGCGCTTGTGGTGGATGTAGGACAGGCTGCCCGACAGCTTGTCGGCGACCAGAGGGCCCTCGATCAGGGCGCGGACGTCGACGGCGCCGTAGTTGCCCAGGCCGACTTCCGCCTTGGCGCGCAGGGCCTGGCCCGGATCGCGAGTGATGATCCGCAGGGCGCCGGCGCTGGAGTTGCGGCCGTACAGCGTGCCCTGGGGACCGCGCAGCACCTCGATCCGTTCCAGGTCGTTGAACTCGACCATCGAGCCGATCTGGCGTGGGATGTAGACGTCGTCGACATAGACGGCCAGCACCGGCTCCTGGATCGGATCGGCCTCGCCGACGCCGCGCAGGGCATAGGTCTGGGTGGTGTGGCTGATCGTAACCCGGCTGATCGAGAGGTTCGGGATCTGGCCCGACAGGTCGCGGATGTTGTCGATCTTGCGGTCGGCCA
Encoded proteins:
- a CDS encoding cysteine dioxygenase — protein: MSQHRPHRLSDFVADLSHLLDQTSDEAVILREGGVLLAELVTNDDWLPEAQSQPDPIRYQQYLLHRDPAGRFSVVSFVWGPGQSTPVHDHTVWGLVGVLRGAELSQAYERRGETLAAVGVAHRLEPGQIEAVSPTVGDIHRVTNAFDDRTSISIHVYGADIGTVKRSTYDAEGKAKTFISGYADVPPPLLFDRASALAYGAAE
- a CDS encoding glutathione S-transferase family protein → MTLQLYFAPGSSSLAPLVALEEIDLPYGANRLDLAAGDQRKPEYLKVNPRGRVPTLVVDGQPVTEVLAILTYLAHRYPHSELLPLADPLKLAKAYEVMSWFASTVHVAFAQIARPERYADDEAIKAALATPGEARFARTLTDIERLAQGPGPWLLGDGFSAVDAYALVIWRWAERRQIDTGKYPAWSAKAARAFARPSVVRALRKEAAPVTA
- a CDS encoding TonB-dependent receptor; the encoded protein is MPRLYLRDLLLFSSALAITGAARAAETAPEANADGAAPAVEQVIVTAERRATDLQKTAIAISAFGQQVLADRKIDNIRDLSGQIPNLSISRVTISHTTQTYALRGVGEADPIQEPVLAVYVDDVYIPRQIGSMVEFNDLERIEVLRGPQGTLYGRNSSAGALRIITRDPGQALRAKAEVGLGNYGAVDVRALIEGPLVADKLSGSLSYIHHKRDGTAYDPTLGHDVNRINLDAFRAKLRWTPSEPVDVLLTVNALRDRSDTRSYIPVNQPGGVFRKDRSYSEVEPTQDLDQISGSLRVQYALSERLKLKSITAYGGFNLNPVNYDNDGEAALIQKNLIHYNDQYVTQEVQLNGDFGDVTFTSGLFYLHERFFVQRDGYSRRNAQNTDPTVTPGNYNFARAHNITNTDAYAVFGEATWKATPQLSLTGGLRWTNEEKAFVFDNKVLNLAGQVTGQSIKGSADKTWSAITPKLSAQYQWTPDVLQYVSYSKGFKSGGFDNRATRLDLAILPFAPEDVTTYETGLKTQLLDQRLRANLAAFYNDYQNLQVSFYDPAYVGSRRGNAGKAHTYGVELETEARPTERLSAQFNVGWLYAIYDDYKGAGGAGVNADGNRLLNSPRWSLAGGVTYDLPVDIPGALRLGLNAQWQSGIVTSATPSAGGQNNIPSQGFLNGVATWTTPDPRWAVSLSVRNILNSQKPVSSTYTPSTAIYLLNYPDPRTVLVTLKYAL
- a CDS encoding flavin reductase family protein, whose amino-acid sequence is MAPYDAAPPSPSISTSPVDFKEVLAHLASGVAIVSCWDGDTPRGLLVSSITGLSVEPPRFLFCVRKQAGCHDALLTRPHLGVALLGSADQDEALRFASSRRAAERFTPERWRREPSAPIYRGGLASAVCAVEQVVDAATHTIFIVTADEVAFAPGPALVAWNRALSSLG
- a CDS encoding rhodanese-like domain-containing protein, producing MTLSVVTPQEVRRDLIARREIALLDLREEDPFAKAHPLFASQLPLSRLEVEILDRVPRQDTKIVLYDDGEGLVAPAGERLVTLGYTNVHALEGGLGGWRATGYELFQDVNSYSKAFGELVEARRHTPSLPAQEVQARIDAKADQVILDARRFEEYAVMSIPGGISTPGAELVLRARELAPDPATTIIVNCAGRTRSLIGAQSLVNAGLPNPVFALRNGTIGWTLAQQTLEHGQSRKFPEVREQTLEEARARARDVAYRAGVRRLDTQGLADLAKDQDRTLYRFDVRTPEEYAAGHLPGFRSAPGGQLVQETDVFAPVRGGRIVLADDLGPRADMTASWLAQLGWEVFVLEPFAPSGGFDTALETGAWTARLPALPGVETLSPRDLAQAIADEAVVVVDLAPSPRHRKAHVPGAWFAIRAQLPEALKQLPKDKAIVLTSPDGALAALAAAELEEVTDRPIRVLAGGTEGWIAAGRAVEAGLTRAANAPTDVYKRPYEGTDNAAEAMQAYLDWEFGLVDQLARDGTHGFYVI
- a CDS encoding LLM class flavin-dependent oxidoreductase yields the protein MSVEFIGFIGTQHASEIHPPTGPAIDVSYVEKTARVHEEGGFDRALVAFHSTGPESQLVVAHAASVTKKLNFMIAHRPGFTQPTLAARQLATLDHFTGGRVAVHIITGGSDEELAKDGDHLTKDERYARTSEYLDIVRAEWTGDKPFDYAGKYYKVDQGFGAVKPLQAPHIPIYFGGSSDAAIPVAGKHADIYALWGETQAQVRETIARVRAAAAKHGRQVRFSLSLRPVIADTEEAAWKRADDIVARAKALREAAGLATTGHRPPNAGSQRLLDAAAQGSRLDKRLWTGVAAVTGAQGNSTGLVGTPEQVAESLLDYYDLGVSTFLIRGFDPVEDAIAYGRDLIPLVRPRVAERDLRLAKAAS
- a CDS encoding MFS transporter, with protein sequence MSFSPAEDAVDAVHPEAERPAVWAAVGALTLGVFALVTSEFLPASVLTPLARDLGVSVGAAGQAVTATAVVGAFAAPLVPVLTGRLDRRLVMWGLMALLSLSNLLTIFAANLPTLLVARVLLGASLGGFWSMAAALAIRLVPPSGIPRAMSLIFTGVSVATVSAAPIGAYVSDTLGWRAAFVIAGVVGAAALLTQLLTLPRLAPTSVPRLAGLVEVGRRPAVATALLGVLLVISGHFAGFTYVRPVLEQIAHLDVKAISLTLLAFGVAGFFGNLAGAALVGRDPRLSVLSGAALIAVAALAIVLLGRFGLITAAALTLWGFAFAMLPVGFQSWATSAAPDQAELAGGLLTSTFQVAIAAGAVLGGVLVDRMGPLSAPAYAAVAAVAAAGLVLTLRRRAARATPAAPKVACEACS